A genomic stretch from Candidatus Flexicrinis proximus includes:
- a CDS encoding SPFH/Band 7/PHB domain protein has protein sequence MGDLGIGLVIVLVLIVAWVLFRTFRIVPEYERLVILALGRYGGTRGPGVSIVIPLVESAVRVDMRERFLDIPAQTAITQDNAPIDIDFLVYYRVTDPRKAVLDVSDVVSASLNMATTILRAVIGDIELDSVLSQRERINNTLRTKLDEITERWGLKITNVEIREIKPPRDVQDAMNRQMTAERERRAVVTRASGEREAAIAQAEGDKASQMLRAEGDKQSQILRAEGDRQSQLLRAQGFAKALEAIYVEARNIDSNTIMLQYLDTLRTIGASPSTKFVVPMEVTGLMKELSSAFSRPSSGPSFASDSGASSKPSEDAPSAPILPDMN, from the coding sequence ATGGGAGATTTAGGGATTGGTTTGGTAATCGTCCTCGTCCTGATCGTGGCGTGGGTGCTGTTCCGCACCTTCCGCATCGTGCCGGAATACGAGCGACTGGTCATCTTGGCCCTTGGCCGTTACGGTGGGACGCGTGGTCCGGGTGTCAGCATCGTCATACCGCTGGTCGAGTCCGCCGTGCGTGTCGATATGCGCGAACGCTTCCTGGATATCCCCGCGCAGACCGCCATCACCCAGGATAACGCGCCGATCGACATCGACTTCCTGGTCTATTATCGCGTTACGGACCCCAGAAAGGCTGTGCTCGACGTCAGTGATGTCGTTAGCGCTTCGCTCAATATGGCGACCACCATCCTCCGCGCCGTCATCGGTGACATCGAACTGGACTCGGTGCTGTCCCAGCGTGAGCGCATCAACAACACGCTCCGCACCAAGCTCGACGAAATCACCGAGCGCTGGGGTCTCAAGATCACCAACGTCGAAATCCGCGAGATCAAGCCGCCGCGCGATGTTCAGGACGCGATGAACCGCCAGATGACCGCCGAGCGCGAACGCCGCGCTGTTGTCACCCGTGCCAGCGGTGAACGTGAAGCCGCCATCGCACAGGCCGAGGGCGATAAGGCGTCGCAGATGCTCCGCGCCGAAGGCGATAAGCAGTCGCAGATCCTTCGTGCCGAAGGCGACCGCCAATCGCAGCTTCTCCGCGCCCAAGGTTTCGCCAAAGCGCTCGAAGCGATCTACGTCGAGGCCAGGAACATCGACAGCAACACCATCATGCTCCAGTATCTCGATACGCTGCGGACCATCGGTGCCAGCCCGTCGACCAAGTTCGTCGTCCCGATGGAAGTCACCGGACTGATGAAAGAACTTTCGTCGGCGTTCTCGCGCCCATCCAGCGGCCCGAGCTTCGCCAGTGACAGCGGCGCCAGCAGTAAGCCGTCTGAGGATGCGCCCTCCGCGCCCATCCTGCCGGACATGAATTAG
- a CDS encoding glycosyltransferase family 39 protein encodes MISLPYWLDFALRPVPALAWMVIGLGLPWALVLLPRKDWRNRPLIALVMIAVGPLLLTAWMFALGTLGGASESAQLTPANILLGTLPVAIGGAVVAFRKWRSSPPPALTERQRLALDERLLVILIVAACVLRWLAAVWYPFWEYDPIWVYGYEGRLYTLLGYIPQNIGYYPQFLPLQYAYAQIMTGGINDHAARAGFPLYHWGSILAAYALGRLNVSRRVGVYMAALWAMYPHVAQWSTVGDLEIPLTFAATGVAAFFLAAWQRHDYWRRYAIISGLFLGVALWTKPTGGALILGIVLLAVWEIFRTRFDWRKWWPRFQVAAWCGIASIPIGALWYIRNVLLSHRAIDFPHPFWLTQAMRSGVEFGWPVLAAALLCTWLLWSKGLRVRPVLRRLLIGWGFLAAALLPSILSPHRMGLIEWGLLLVGAGILLAELWPLYAFHATALAKRETHVVGWALLLAFPYFVVWFVSYSYHYRLSFAIVPLMMLPAAILIARWIPPQRPLDSRPKLTPRIGLPLILLCIPAVIAPLYHYEGGWDYLWSNEYPNDWRRLDSTNYALSQTVQRIALDVEERGLERPVIFAPGLQRLPFFFPLADVRIRDTPTDLDQLRGVDYYVFTQEARWLYEENNQPEVNPVTGSMYRPEILSYFGGTADASFFSRLYRVRDIDARYVLPENLTPPSEPVAWPFATLAGTQLVRGTELGGRRTPRLTISFLASGPAPLEYTLYIHLLAPDGTLITTWDSLPAVGPYGWYSTRFWVKDEVVSHLTELRLPEGVSLQPGVEYRIRIGWYDVFDDNRRVMADLNDGTQSDGVFLPYIFTAAP; translated from the coding sequence ATGATCTCCCTTCCGTATTGGCTCGACTTCGCGCTCCGACCCGTCCCCGCGCTGGCATGGATGGTGATCGGCCTTGGATTGCCGTGGGCATTGGTGCTGCTCCCGCGTAAGGACTGGCGCAATCGGCCGCTGATCGCGCTCGTTATGATCGCTGTCGGACCGCTGCTACTGACAGCCTGGATGTTCGCCCTTGGCACGCTCGGCGGCGCCAGTGAATCGGCGCAGCTCACCCCTGCGAATATCCTGCTCGGCACGCTGCCGGTAGCCATCGGCGGCGCGGTCGTCGCCTTCCGCAAGTGGCGCTCATCACCGCCTCCCGCCCTTACCGAACGGCAGCGGCTGGCGCTTGATGAACGCCTGCTGGTGATACTGATCGTCGCGGCCTGTGTGCTGCGCTGGCTTGCCGCGGTCTGGTATCCGTTCTGGGAATATGATCCGATCTGGGTCTATGGCTATGAGGGCAGGCTGTATACCCTGTTGGGCTATATTCCGCAGAATATCGGCTATTATCCGCAGTTCTTGCCGCTGCAGTACGCCTACGCGCAGATTATGACCGGCGGCATTAACGATCACGCCGCCCGCGCCGGTTTCCCGCTCTATCACTGGGGAAGCATCCTGGCCGCCTATGCCCTTGGACGCCTGAATGTCTCGCGCCGGGTGGGTGTTTACATGGCCGCGCTCTGGGCGATGTACCCACACGTTGCACAGTGGTCGACGGTGGGCGACCTCGAAATCCCGCTGACCTTCGCGGCGACAGGGGTGGCGGCCTTCTTTCTGGCGGCCTGGCAGCGCCACGACTACTGGCGGCGCTATGCGATAATCTCCGGCCTCTTTCTCGGCGTCGCGCTGTGGACCAAGCCCACCGGTGGCGCGCTGATCCTCGGCATTGTGCTGCTTGCCGTCTGGGAAATCTTCAGAACACGCTTTGACTGGCGCAAGTGGTGGCCGCGTTTTCAGGTCGCCGCCTGGTGCGGAATCGCCTCGATCCCAATCGGCGCGCTCTGGTATATCCGCAATGTCCTGCTTAGCCACCGCGCCATCGACTTCCCGCATCCTTTCTGGCTCACCCAGGCCATGCGCTCCGGCGTCGAGTTCGGCTGGCCGGTGCTGGCGGCTGCTCTGTTGTGCACCTGGCTGCTGTGGAGCAAAGGACTGCGCGTCCGGCCCGTTCTGCGCCGCCTGTTGATCGGCTGGGGCTTCCTCGCGGCGGCGCTGCTGCCCAGCATACTCTCGCCGCACCGTATGGGGTTGATCGAATGGGGGCTTTTGCTGGTCGGGGCGGGCATCCTGCTGGCCGAACTCTGGCCGCTGTACGCCTTCCACGCGACCGCGCTGGCCAAGCGTGAGACCCACGTGGTGGGATGGGCGCTGCTGCTCGCCTTTCCGTATTTCGTCGTCTGGTTCGTCTCTTACAGCTATCACTACCGCCTGAGCTTCGCGATTGTGCCGCTGATGATGCTGCCGGCCGCGATCCTGATTGCGCGCTGGATTCCGCCGCAGCGTCCGCTTGATTCCCGCCCAAAACTCACGCCGCGCATCGGCCTGCCGCTGATTCTCCTGTGCATTCCGGCCGTCATCGCGCCGCTCTACCATTACGAGGGTGGCTGGGACTATCTCTGGTCCAACGAGTATCCGAATGATTGGCGCCGGCTCGATTCGACCAACTATGCGCTGTCTCAAACCGTGCAGCGGATTGCGCTGGATGTCGAAGAGCGCGGCCTCGAAAGACCGGTGATTTTCGCGCCCGGCCTGCAAAGACTGCCGTTTTTCTTCCCATTGGCCGACGTGCGTATCAGGGACACGCCCACCGATCTCGACCAGCTCCGCGGCGTCGACTACTACGTGTTTACACAGGAAGCGCGCTGGCTCTACGAGGAAAACAACCAACCGGAAGTCAATCCGGTCACCGGCTCGATGTACCGTCCCGAAATCCTTTCGTATTTTGGCGGCACGGCTGATGCAAGTTTCTTCAGCCGCCTGTACCGCGTGCGTGACATCGACGCGCGTTATGTACTGCCGGAAAATCTCACGCCGCCATCCGAACCGGTAGCCTGGCCGTTTGCCACGCTGGCCGGCACACAGTTGGTTCGCGGTACCGAGCTGGGCGGCAGGCGTACCCCACGCCTCACGATCAGTTTTTTGGCCAGCGGCCCGGCTCCGCTAGAATATACGCTGTATATCCACCTGCTTGCGCCTGACGGAACGTTGATAACGACCTGGGATTCGCTGCCTGCGGTCGGCCCTTATGGGTGGTACTCGACGCGTTTCTGGGTGAAGGACGAGGTGGTATCACATCTCACTGAGCTGAGACTGCCGGAAGGCGTTTCGCTTCAGCCCGGTGTCGAGTACCGTATCAGGATCGGCTGGTATGACGTCTTCGACGACAACAGACGCGTAATGGCCGATCTGAATGATGGTACGCAGTCCGATGGGGTGTTTTTGCCCTATATTTTTACAGCGGCGCCATAA
- a CDS encoding Lrp/AsnC family transcriptional regulator: MKQYSEELDAQDLAILRALQAETLSNVELARRVNLSAPATHARVKRLETLGYIRRTVAMLDRERLGFDLLCFITVALQMHKPDEVLKFRETVANAPEVLECHHVTGDYDYILKVALTGRQDLQRFLMDVLTPIPAVARLHTRVVLDEVKSTTELPL; this comes from the coding sequence ATGAAACAATATTCTGAGGAATTGGATGCCCAGGACCTCGCTATTCTGCGTGCGCTGCAGGCCGAAACGTTGAGCAACGTCGAGTTGGCCCGGCGGGTAAATTTATCTGCACCCGCTACCCATGCCCGCGTTAAACGCCTCGAAACGCTCGGCTATATCCGCCGCACAGTAGCGATGCTCGACCGCGAACGTCTCGGCTTTGACCTTCTGTGCTTCATCACGGTGGCGCTGCAAATGCACAAACCGGACGAAGTGCTGAAGTTCCGCGAGACCGTAGCCAACGCGCCGGAAGTGTTGGAATGCCACCATGTCACCGGCGATTACGACTATATCCTCAAGGTCGCGCTGACGGGCCGTCAGGACTTACAGAGGTTCCTGATGGACGTGTTAACGCCAATCCCCGCAGTCGCGCGGCTGCATACCCGCGTCGTCTTGGATGAAGTCAAAAGCACCACGGAACTGCCGCTGTAG
- a CDS encoding PLP-dependent aminotransferase family protein, with the protein MFISPPIEAYSLSREASTLTRSVMRELLKRASAPGVISLAGGLPDTQLLPAAQYADCIASVIRREGGAALQYRPMYEPLRAWITDYMRTRGVECSPEQVFITSGNQQGLNILSRLFVAPGDLTVTEAFTFTGVQQVTLGRDARVIGIPVERDGVDLGALEAAFIQHPRMAVLIPSYQNPLGVTISDDKRREITRLAQHYRVPLVEDDPYSPLAFDNCAPTPIKAYDNAGWVFYLGSFSKMLAPGLRLGWMVAPEVLGAKIVTLRESIDLESSALTQRAVHEYLSRGLLPEHLRRLNAANAERCAAMLDALETHFSGIASWTAPTGGLFVWLTLNNPAVDTMSCLPDAIERVGVAYVPGSAFSVDGGAPNTVRLNFSAAAPGQIGEGIARLREIFV; encoded by the coding sequence ATGTTCATCTCTCCGCCAATCGAAGCCTATTCGTTATCCCGCGAGGCGAGTACCCTCACCCGCTCGGTGATGCGTGAACTGCTCAAACGCGCTTCTGCTCCCGGCGTGATCTCGCTGGCTGGCGGCTTGCCCGATACGCAGCTTCTGCCCGCCGCGCAGTACGCCGACTGTATTGCCTCGGTCATTCGGCGCGAAGGCGGCGCAGCACTCCAGTACCGTCCGATGTATGAGCCGCTGCGGGCCTGGATCACCGACTATATGCGTACGCGTGGTGTCGAGTGCAGCCCGGAACAGGTCTTCATCACCAGCGGCAACCAGCAGGGACTGAATATCCTGTCGCGGCTGTTTGTTGCCCCAGGCGACCTGACCGTGACCGAGGCCTTCACTTTTACCGGCGTCCAGCAAGTGACTCTGGGCCGCGATGCCCGCGTGATCGGTATTCCAGTCGAGCGCGATGGCGTGGATCTCGGTGCGCTGGAAGCCGCATTCATCCAACACCCCCGGATGGCCGTGCTGATCCCCTCGTATCAGAATCCGCTTGGCGTGACGATCAGCGATGACAAACGCCGTGAAATCACCCGCCTTGCACAGCATTATCGCGTTCCGCTGGTCGAGGATGATCCTTACTCGCCGCTGGCCTTTGACAATTGCGCGCCAACCCCGATCAAAGCCTACGATAACGCCGGTTGGGTGTTCTATCTTGGCTCCTTCAGCAAGATGCTTGCACCGGGGCTTCGCCTGGGATGGATGGTCGCTCCTGAAGTACTGGGAGCCAAAATCGTTACCTTGCGCGAATCGATCGACCTCGAGTCGTCGGCGCTTACACAGCGCGCGGTGCACGAATACCTCTCGCGTGGGCTTCTGCCGGAGCATCTGCGCCGCCTCAACGCCGCCAATGCCGAGCGCTGTGCCGCAATGCTCGACGCGCTGGAAACCCATTTCTCCGGCATCGCCAGCTGGACAGCCCCGACCGGCGGCCTGTTCGTCTGGCTCACCCTCAATAATCCCGCCGTCGACACAATGTCCTGCTTGCCGGACGCGATCGAGCGGGTTGGCGTCGCCTACGTCCCCGGGAGCGCGTTCAGCGTTGACGGCGGCGCGCCGAATACCGTCCGGCTGAATTTCTCCGCCGCCGCGCCCGGCCAGATCGGTGAAGGCATCGCCCGTTTACGTGAAATCTTCGTCTAG
- the hppD gene encoding 4-hydroxyphenylpyruvate dioxygenase has product MYEEADHLRINSIDHLHIWVGNAKQAMYWWWKGFGFKPVAYSGLETGNRRFASYVLESGKVRLVVSAPYKPTDEMAVHHLLHGDGVKVVALGVDNVDDAHQATTSRGAVSAWEPRDESDDSGTLRTAAIRTYGETLHVFVDRSRYEGVFAPTYRALDLLADSAGLAAVDHIVGNVELGKMNYWVNFYHHVMGFRQLISFDDKDISTEYSALMSKVMSNGNGRVKFPINEPADGKKKSQIEEYLDYYMSPGVQHIAMATGDIIETVRQLKARGIEFLRVPEAYYDILPERIKNVGVKEDMQAIHELGILVDYDDEGYLLQIFSRPLQDRPTMFIEVIERHGSRGFGKGNFKALFEALELEQERRGNL; this is encoded by the coding sequence ATGTACGAAGAAGCAGACCATCTCAGGATCAACAGCATCGATCATCTGCATATTTGGGTGGGCAACGCCAAGCAGGCGATGTATTGGTGGTGGAAGGGCTTTGGCTTCAAGCCCGTCGCCTATTCTGGCCTTGAAACTGGCAACCGTCGCTTTGCAAGCTACGTGCTGGAGAGCGGCAAGGTTCGCCTCGTCGTCAGCGCGCCCTATAAGCCAACCGACGAGATGGCCGTACATCATCTTCTGCATGGCGACGGCGTGAAGGTGGTCGCGCTTGGCGTTGACAATGTCGATGATGCCCATCAGGCCACCACTTCGCGCGGGGCCGTCAGCGCGTGGGAGCCGCGTGACGAATCCGACGATTCGGGCACCCTTCGCACTGCCGCCATCAGGACTTATGGCGAAACACTGCACGTCTTCGTAGACCGCAGCCGCTACGAGGGCGTGTTCGCCCCGACCTATCGCGCCCTCGACCTGCTGGCCGACAGCGCTGGTCTGGCCGCCGTCGACCACATTGTAGGGAACGTCGAACTTGGGAAAATGAACTACTGGGTCAACTTCTATCACCACGTGATGGGATTCCGCCAGTTGATTTCGTTCGACGATAAGGACATCAGTACGGAATATTCGGCGCTGATGTCGAAAGTGATGTCGAACGGCAACGGCCGCGTCAAATTCCCGATCAACGAGCCAGCCGACGGCAAAAAGAAATCACAGATCGAAGAGTATCTCGATTACTACATGTCCCCGGGTGTTCAGCATATCGCCATGGCCACCGGCGACATCATCGAGACCGTGCGCCAGCTCAAAGCACGCGGCATCGAGTTCCTGCGCGTGCCGGAAGCCTATTACGACATCCTGCCCGAACGCATCAAAAACGTCGGCGTCAAAGAGGATATGCAGGCGATCCACGAACTGGGTATCCTGGTCGACTACGACGATGAGGGGTACCTGCTTCAGATCTTCAGCCGTCCGCTCCAGGATCGGCCGACGATGTTTATCGAGGTGATCGAGCGCCATGGCTCGCGTGGCTTCGGCAAAGGCAATTTTAAGGCGCTCTTCGAAGCGTTGGAACTGGAACAGGAGCGCCGCGGCAATCTGTAA
- a CDS encoding fumarylacetoacetate hydrolase family protein: MPHVEPNRDPYARLGLLIGETVVEVGESERGSLLGWIQRGLPHIDELRALEASVSAGNTDAPLNGHPRRIFPLSGVKLLAPISRPPSLRDFYAFESHVKAGNAIRGREIPLQWYEIPVFYFSNAGSILGPEDHVSAPRASQALDFELEVACVIGRAGRDIAPGDAENHILGYTIFNDWSARDLQRQEVAVGLGPAKAKDFASSLGPWLVTPDELADRYAGRPGVYNLSMVARVNGVERSRGNWADLHFSFGDMLARASADVMLQPGDVIGSGTVGTGCLLELTMGQGPWLQSGDTVELEIERLGVLRNTVY, from the coding sequence ATGCCGCATGTCGAGCCGAACCGCGATCCCTACGCACGCCTGGGCCTGCTGATCGGCGAAACGGTCGTCGAGGTTGGCGAAAGCGAACGCGGCTCGCTGCTTGGCTGGATCCAGCGCGGTCTTCCTCATATCGATGAACTCCGCGCCCTCGAAGCGTCGGTCTCGGCAGGAAACACTGACGCACCCCTCAATGGCCATCCCCGTCGGATATTCCCGCTGTCCGGCGTCAAACTGCTGGCGCCCATTTCCCGCCCGCCATCCCTGCGTGACTTCTACGCCTTCGAGTCGCATGTGAAAGCTGGAAATGCCATTCGTGGCCGCGAAATCCCGCTTCAGTGGTACGAAATCCCGGTCTTCTATTTCTCAAACGCTGGCAGCATCTTAGGGCCGGAGGATCATGTGTCCGCGCCCAGGGCGTCGCAAGCGCTCGACTTCGAGCTTGAAGTCGCTTGTGTCATCGGGCGCGCCGGGCGCGACATCGCACCGGGAGACGCTGAAAATCACATCCTCGGCTACACCATTTTCAACGATTGGTCCGCGCGTGATCTGCAGCGTCAGGAAGTCGCCGTAGGGCTTGGCCCGGCCAAAGCCAAGGATTTCGCCAGCAGTCTCGGGCCTTGGCTGGTCACCCCCGACGAGCTTGCCGATCGCTATGCCGGGCGCCCCGGCGTCTACAACTTATCGATGGTGGCGCGCGTAAATGGAGTTGAGCGTTCGCGCGGGAATTGGGCCGATCTGCATTTCAGCTTTGGGGACATGCTTGCCCGCGCCAGCGCCGACGTTATGCTCCAGCCCGGTGATGTAATCGGTAGCGGAACCGTCGGCACGGGCTGCCTGCTCGAACTGACGATGGGGCAGGGACCCTGGCTGCAATCCGGCGACACGGTCGAATTGGAGATCGAACGCTTAGGCGTTCTGCGGAATACGGTATACTGA
- a CDS encoding TlpA family protein disulfide reductase: MNNAPPPSNSNTGRYSPTLIVLAIIPLLGFAAAITLLLSSNTSPSATTGTPRTANVGSLNQPMPEFSVVSLDGDPVDLSQYRGRPVFVNFWGTWCPPCVRELPELQAFAAAQGDTGAVVVASNNTETSDRIRQYFDDNGLILDDIVFVQDYDSTMYRWFGVFQMPTTFLVDAEGVVRSFKYGPFDVAGMQSYLDDLAASQSGG; the protein is encoded by the coding sequence ATGAACAACGCTCCCCCACCCTCCAATTCGAATACCGGTCGTTATTCCCCGACCTTGATCGTACTCGCCATCATCCCGCTGCTGGGGTTTGCAGCAGCGATTACCCTTCTGCTTTCCAGCAACACTTCGCCGTCAGCAACCACTGGCACGCCCCGGACCGCTAATGTCGGCTCGCTGAACCAGCCCATGCCTGAATTCAGCGTGGTCTCGCTGGACGGGGACCCCGTCGATCTGAGTCAGTACCGTGGGCGACCGGTCTTCGTCAATTTCTGGGGAACCTGGTGTCCGCCCTGTGTCCGTGAGCTGCCCGAACTACAGGCGTTTGCTGCCGCCCAGGGTGATACCGGCGCCGTGGTGGTCGCTTCCAATAACACCGAGACATCCGACCGGATTCGCCAGTACTTCGACGACAACGGTCTCATCCTGGACGACATCGTTTTTGTGCAGGACTACGACAGCACGATGTACCGCTGGTTCGGCGTCTTCCAGATGCCGACCACTTTTCTCGTCGATGCTGAGGGCGTTGTGCGCTCGTTTAAGTACGGGCCATTTGACGTTGCCGGGATGCAGTCGTATTTGGATGATCTGGCGGCGTCGCAAAGCGGCGGCTGA
- a CDS encoding NAD(P)-dependent oxidoreductase, producing MDTALTERKALNIVVTGATRGPGLEVVRKLAHAGHKVSGVADTAENAARVRASGGYPVYVDELRGSELASLVRMAKADVLVDLARQDLNQSVRNAGWNSDELVARAKASVQAVRDGGAKFLVAASYAFVYGDAHGHEVDESAKPETGGHPLLKAIVKAEKTILSSGVPACILRLGYLYGPNMPQLASVTQSLRQGRPLPVGSGLANYLYAADAAEAIRRAAEAQPAGELFNITDGHPITGAQFVAAFAESLGMRVPGKLPNFLNGMMAGSPLRDLFGLSAKVNIGKAKAKLGWAPQYALSAGLSDTFLTWRAEAR from the coding sequence GTGGATACTGCACTGACCGAGCGCAAGGCGTTGAATATCGTCGTCACTGGGGCGACTCGCGGTCCGGGACTAGAGGTCGTCCGCAAACTGGCGCATGCCGGCCATAAGGTTTCGGGCGTGGCCGACACGGCGGAAAACGCGGCGCGCGTGCGTGCGTCCGGCGGCTATCCAGTCTATGTGGATGAACTACGCGGCAGCGAGCTTGCATCGCTCGTCAGGATGGCCAAAGCCGATGTCCTCGTGGATCTTGCGCGCCAGGATCTCAACCAATCCGTCAGGAATGCGGGCTGGAACAGTGACGAGCTGGTCGCCCGCGCGAAAGCCTCTGTCCAGGCGGTCAGGGATGGCGGCGCGAAATTCCTGGTCGCGGCCAGTTATGCATTTGTCTACGGGGATGCCCACGGTCACGAAGTTGATGAGTCTGCGAAGCCTGAGACTGGCGGCCATCCGCTGCTCAAGGCCATCGTCAAGGCGGAGAAGACCATACTTTCCTCTGGCGTTCCGGCCTGCATCCTTCGTCTCGGCTACCTGTATGGGCCGAACATGCCTCAGCTCGCATCGGTGACCCAATCACTCCGTCAGGGGCGTCCGCTGCCCGTGGGCTCCGGTTTGGCGAATTATCTCTACGCGGCAGACGCCGCTGAAGCTATTCGCCGCGCAGCCGAGGCGCAGCCGGCCGGCGAACTCTTCAACATTACCGATGGACACCCCATTACCGGTGCGCAGTTCGTCGCAGCATTCGCCGAGTCTCTGGGCATGCGCGTTCCCGGCAAGCTGCCGAATTTTCTGAACGGCATGATGGCTGGAAGCCCGCTCAGGGATCTCTTCGGGCTGTCGGCGAAGGTCAATATTGGCAAAGCCAAAGCGAAATTGGGCTGGGCTCCGCAGTATGCGCTCAGCGCCGGCCTGTCGGATACTTTCCTGACCTGGCGGGCGGAAGCGCGCTAA
- a CDS encoding HAD-IIIA family hydrolase has translation MPIKAILFDLDDTLIDWSGFKGNWWELEPIHLRHVYNYIRSEVHPLEVNSEGFVEEFSRRSREGWNVARDSLISPHLGKLLIETAQALGVPDHHLDHDRFLTEYRWNVAEGTVVFPEVPKVLEKLRSHGFELGIITNSFVPMQLRDIELEAHGLLKFFPRCRLSAADAGYLKPHPEVFRVALNTLRVTVKETIFVGDSLPADIVGAQSIGMRAVWRKPKSVNGANRDVQVTPDAQIRSLEELMGIIALWM, from the coding sequence ATGCCAATTAAGGCAATACTATTCGACCTCGATGATACGCTCATTGACTGGTCGGGTTTTAAAGGCAACTGGTGGGAGCTTGAACCCATCCACCTGCGCCACGTCTACAACTACATCCGATCGGAAGTTCACCCGCTGGAAGTCAACAGCGAAGGCTTTGTAGAAGAGTTCTCCCGCCGCTCGCGCGAAGGCTGGAACGTCGCGCGCGACTCGCTGATCTCGCCGCATCTCGGCAAGCTCCTGATCGAGACCGCGCAGGCGCTGGGCGTCCCGGATCACCATCTCGATCACGATCGCTTCCTGACCGAATATCGCTGGAATGTGGCTGAAGGTACGGTCGTCTTCCCTGAAGTCCCCAAGGTGCTTGAAAAACTGCGCTCTCATGGCTTCGAGTTGGGCATCATCACCAATTCGTTTGTCCCCATGCAGCTTCGCGATATCGAGCTTGAAGCCCACGGCCTGCTCAAATTCTTCCCGCGCTGCCGTCTCAGCGCCGCCGACGCCGGTTACCTGAAGCCCCATCCTGAAGTCTTCCGGGTCGCCCTCAACACGCTGCGCGTGACCGTCAAGGAGACCATTTTCGTTGGTGACAGCCTGCCAGCGGACATTGTCGGCGCCCAGAGTATCGGTATGCGTGCCGTGTGGCGCAAACCGAAATCGGTCAACGGGGCCAACCGTGACGTGCAGGTGACGCCCGACGCACAGATCCGTTCGCTCGAAGAGCTGATGGGCATCATCGCACTTTGGATGTAA